In Hermetia illucens chromosome 1, iHerIll2.2.curated.20191125, whole genome shotgun sequence, one genomic interval encodes:
- the LOC119658915 gene encoding E3 SUMO-protein ligase NSE2-like, with product MSTQLSTNVEKMLNSLEKTVQLASQYGSEDLHNVNVFTSMAKTICELELRNQKVMKALDACKDQNTVADFERVYETTLNSGSGREKKSSKYSEFENTAKQLLASTSARRSQPGTIQDGDVIFENFVSDVDPITKKVMVHPVKNKKCGHYYEKSSILEVISINRQLRCPVAGCANKNPIIPANLVEDPAFAKLLKERQSTQEDSD from the exons ATGTCAACCCAACTATCTACGAATGTAGAAAAGATGCTAAATAGTTTAGAGAAAACCGTTCAATTGGCTTCCCAGTATGGAAGTGAAG ATCTACATAATGTTAACGTCTTCACATCTATGGCCAAAACCATTTGCGAGTTGGAGCTGCGAAATCAGAAAGTTATGAAAGCGTTAGATGCGTGCAAGGATCAGAACACGGTTGCTGATTTTGAAAGG GTATATGAAACTACGCTGAATAGTGGCTCAGGacgcgaaaaaaaatcaagtaaaTACTCTGAATTCGAAAACACTGCCAAGCAGCTCTTGGCCAGTACTTCAGCTAGGAGAAGTCAACCGGGAACTATTCAAGACGGGGATGTGATATTCGAAAATTTCGTGTCGGATGTTGACCCTATAACTAAGAAGGTTATGGTGCATCCAGTAAAGAATAAGAAATGTGGTCACTATTACGAGAAAAGCAGCATCTTGGAAGTGATTTCAATTAATCGGCAATTGAG GTGTCCTGTTGCTGGTTGTGCAAATAAAAATCCTATAATCCCAGCCAATTTAGTAGAAGACCCTGCCTTTGCGAAACTGCTCAAAGAACGGCAAAGCACTCAGGAAGATAGCGATTAA